From one Lycium ferocissimum isolate CSIRO_LF1 chromosome 5, AGI_CSIRO_Lferr_CH_V1, whole genome shotgun sequence genomic stretch:
- the LOC132057272 gene encoding probable E3 ubiquitin-protein ligase ZFP1 isoform X2, producing MGHRNSFNMSQIFETEDDQRWNHPEQPPLPFARAGAPESSNLVYPVDSMSIDGTHHPAQGSHASRPSGYSSSNPNMEIPHCQPQVQGPLHDPFLHSGTGGGFHMIHESYPHQASSSSHGGQTYHGVDGGLVDLTMGSGRGPYKRKSPSIPAGGESGSTSRYFDAGSSSDLPSDSWHEKQNPDSHYTSWGLHPSYRGRAHTTSTPPHHSNSSRTSTDYCSSVNYLAPSSNSSAREWNHAVMPPAAAHGRSFPPDTSFYCYDMNHYDMVTGNISTSLEMGNYHNDFNPNRSSLPQHLPGNLQSSRGVRSSYNQRSSPGFRASSSYLRHGHVGTSDDASQMFAEGYSSRHSRPLSTLGLRSSDRNGRARVSSDRYRSLAGDAGFREQLASEGVILPDRSTYYGSRSMFDQHRDMRLDIDDMGYEELLALGERIGHVNTGLAEELISKCLTESIYCSSDQIHEEGNCVICLEEYVNMDDVGTLKSCSHDFHVGCIRKWLSMKNVCPICKKTALDDDDMKEK from the exons ATGGGGCACAGAAATTCATTCAACATGTCTCAAATATTTGAGACAGAAGATGATCAGAGATGGAATCATCCAGAACAGCCACCTTTGCCTTTCG CAAGGGCTGGTGCTCCTGAAAGCAGTAATCTTGTTTATCCTGTGGACAGTATGTCGATCGACGGGACTCACCATCCTGCTCAGGGGAGTCATGCCTCCAGGCCAAGTGGATATTCTTCCTCGAATCCAAATATGGAAATTCCACACTGTCAGCCACAGGTTCAAGGTCCTCTTCATGATCCTTTTTTGCATTCAGGTACTGGTGGAGGCTTTCATATGATCCATGAGAGTTATCCACATCAAGCATCTTCATCAAGCCACGGCGGACAGACATATCATGGGGTGGATGGAGGCCTTGTTGACCTCACAATGGGTAGTGGGAGAGGGCCATACAAACGGAAGAGTCCTAGTATACCTGCAGGTGGTGAAAGTGGCAGTACGAGCAGATACTTTGATGCTGGCAGTTCATCTGATCTCCCTTCTGACTCTTGGCATGAGAAACAAAATCCGGACTCCCATTACACAAGTTGGGGTTTACACCCTAGTTACAGAG GAAGGGCTCATACAACAAGTACTCCTCCACATCATTCTAATAGCAGTAGAACAAGCACTGATTATTGTAGTTCAGTGAACTATCTAGCTCCAAGTTCAAATTCTTCAGCAAGGGAATGGAACCATGCAGTCATGCCGCCTGCTGCTGCTCATGGGAGGAGTTTCCCTCCTG ATACAAGCTTCTATTGTTATGATATGAACCACTATGATATGGTTACCGGCAATATCTCTACCTCTCTGGAGATGGGGAATTACCACAATGATTTCAACCCCAACAGAAGTTCCCTTCCTCAACATTTGCCTGGCAACTTGCAATCTTCGAGGGGAGTCCGAAGTAGCTACAATCAAAGATCTTCTCCTGGTTTTAGGGCTTCTTCAAGCTATTTGCGCCATGGGCATGTTGGTACTTCAGATGACGCATCACAGATGTTTGCTGAAGGTTACTCCTCAAGACATTCACGGCCATTGTCTACTCTAGGACTGCGTAGTAGCGACCGAAATGGGAGAGCTAGGGTATCTAGTGATAGGTACAGATCATTGGCTGGTGATGCAGGTTTCCGTGAGCAACTTGCATCTGAG GGTGTTATTCTTCCAGATCGTTCCACTTATTATGGATCCAGAAGCATGTTTGATCAGCATAGGGACATGAGACTTGACATTGACGACATGGGCTATGAG GAACTTCTTGCACTGGGAGAAAGAATTGGCCATGTAAATACTGGTTTGGCGGAGGAGCTGATTTCAAAGTGTCTGACCGAGTCAATTTATTGTTCCTCCGACCAAATTCATGAGGAAGGAAATTGTGTTATCTGTTTG GAAGAGTATGTGAACATGGATGATGTCGGGACGCTGAAATCGTGCAGCCATGATTTTCATGTGGGGTGCATAAGAAAATGGCTGTCGATGAAGAACGTGTGTCCGATCTGCAAGAAAACTGCTTTGGATGACGACgatatgaaagaaaaatga
- the LOC132057272 gene encoding probable E3 ubiquitin-protein ligase ZFP1 isoform X1 yields MGHRNSFNMSQIFETEDDQRWNHPEQPPLPFARAGAPESSNLVYPVDSMSIDGTHHPAQGSHASRPSGYSSSNPNMEIPHCQPQVQGPLHDPFLHSGTGGGFHMIHESYPHQASSSSHGGQTYHGVDGGLVDLTMGSGRGPYKRKSPSIPAGGESGSTSRYFDAGSSSDLPSDSWHEKQNPDSHYTSWGLHPSYRGNSLSIGGEGSQRNVRSRAAFDLQNNVGRAHTTSTPPHHSNSSRTSTDYCSSVNYLAPSSNSSAREWNHAVMPPAAAHGRSFPPDTSFYCYDMNHYDMVTGNISTSLEMGNYHNDFNPNRSSLPQHLPGNLQSSRGVRSSYNQRSSPGFRASSSYLRHGHVGTSDDASQMFAEGYSSRHSRPLSTLGLRSSDRNGRARVSSDRYRSLAGDAGFREQLASEGVILPDRSTYYGSRSMFDQHRDMRLDIDDMGYEELLALGERIGHVNTGLAEELISKCLTESIYCSSDQIHEEGNCVICLEEYVNMDDVGTLKSCSHDFHVGCIRKWLSMKNVCPICKKTALDDDDMKEK; encoded by the exons ATGGGGCACAGAAATTCATTCAACATGTCTCAAATATTTGAGACAGAAGATGATCAGAGATGGAATCATCCAGAACAGCCACCTTTGCCTTTCG CAAGGGCTGGTGCTCCTGAAAGCAGTAATCTTGTTTATCCTGTGGACAGTATGTCGATCGACGGGACTCACCATCCTGCTCAGGGGAGTCATGCCTCCAGGCCAAGTGGATATTCTTCCTCGAATCCAAATATGGAAATTCCACACTGTCAGCCACAGGTTCAAGGTCCTCTTCATGATCCTTTTTTGCATTCAGGTACTGGTGGAGGCTTTCATATGATCCATGAGAGTTATCCACATCAAGCATCTTCATCAAGCCACGGCGGACAGACATATCATGGGGTGGATGGAGGCCTTGTTGACCTCACAATGGGTAGTGGGAGAGGGCCATACAAACGGAAGAGTCCTAGTATACCTGCAGGTGGTGAAAGTGGCAGTACGAGCAGATACTTTGATGCTGGCAGTTCATCTGATCTCCCTTCTGACTCTTGGCATGAGAAACAAAATCCGGACTCCCATTACACAAGTTGGGGTTTACACCCTAGTTACAGAGGTAATAGTCTGTCTATTGGAGGTGAAGGTTCTCAGAGGAATGTAAGAAGCAGAGCCGCATTTGACCTGCAAAATAATGTAGGAAGGGCTCATACAACAAGTACTCCTCCACATCATTCTAATAGCAGTAGAACAAGCACTGATTATTGTAGTTCAGTGAACTATCTAGCTCCAAGTTCAAATTCTTCAGCAAGGGAATGGAACCATGCAGTCATGCCGCCTGCTGCTGCTCATGGGAGGAGTTTCCCTCCTG ATACAAGCTTCTATTGTTATGATATGAACCACTATGATATGGTTACCGGCAATATCTCTACCTCTCTGGAGATGGGGAATTACCACAATGATTTCAACCCCAACAGAAGTTCCCTTCCTCAACATTTGCCTGGCAACTTGCAATCTTCGAGGGGAGTCCGAAGTAGCTACAATCAAAGATCTTCTCCTGGTTTTAGGGCTTCTTCAAGCTATTTGCGCCATGGGCATGTTGGTACTTCAGATGACGCATCACAGATGTTTGCTGAAGGTTACTCCTCAAGACATTCACGGCCATTGTCTACTCTAGGACTGCGTAGTAGCGACCGAAATGGGAGAGCTAGGGTATCTAGTGATAGGTACAGATCATTGGCTGGTGATGCAGGTTTCCGTGAGCAACTTGCATCTGAG GGTGTTATTCTTCCAGATCGTTCCACTTATTATGGATCCAGAAGCATGTTTGATCAGCATAGGGACATGAGACTTGACATTGACGACATGGGCTATGAG GAACTTCTTGCACTGGGAGAAAGAATTGGCCATGTAAATACTGGTTTGGCGGAGGAGCTGATTTCAAAGTGTCTGACCGAGTCAATTTATTGTTCCTCCGACCAAATTCATGAGGAAGGAAATTGTGTTATCTGTTTG GAAGAGTATGTGAACATGGATGATGTCGGGACGCTGAAATCGTGCAGCCATGATTTTCATGTGGGGTGCATAAGAAAATGGCTGTCGATGAAGAACGTGTGTCCGATCTGCAAGAAAACTGCTTTGGATGACGACgatatgaaagaaaaatga